The Sulfolobus islandicus Y.N.15.51 sequence GATTTTGGGTCTACCGAGAGAGGCGAGGCTTTTCGCCCCCTTAACCCCTTTTTTGTAACATTAAGGTAAGGGAGATGAGGGAGCTTCATTGGAGTTTGGAAAATTGAGATTTGCAAAAATCTTCGTGAATGAAATCTACTTTAATTATCTAATTAGAGCCAGAGTATTAAAATTAAATGATAAGCAACTATATAGTGATTAGATAGTTATGCCTCCTTAGCCAACGTTAAAATCAATTCCCTTAAATCGTCAAATCTCTTGTTAATTGCCTCAAACCTCTTATCTACATAATCCAATATTTCCTTCTTAGTCTTATCTACGTAATCTATTACCTCCTTTTTATTTTTCTCAGCATACTCCATAGCCTCCCTTTCTGCTTTTCTCAGCGTAATCTATAGCCTCTTTAGATTTCCTATCTATAATTTCCATAATACCTCTCCATTCGTTTCTAATATTTCTTAACTCTGTAAATACGTAATCCATATTCTTACTATTATAATAATTCATTAGAATTAAGTACTCCTGCTCACTCAACCTCTTTCCTTGACAACTCTTCTCTAGTAAAGTTTTAACGTAATTGCCTAATAATTCTCCCAAAGTCCTATACAATACGTCATCTGCCATATATAAAACCTCGAATTCCACAATCTAAACCTTCATCCAAAAAACCTCATAGTCTCCAGTGAATCTATCCAAATGAAGACCACCAATCTGAGTTTTATATTCATTTATAGCCCTAATCTTGACCTCTCTATACTTTCTAATATCAAACCTAACCTCTCTCCAATTAGCTTGCATAGAACCCCATATTAAGTAAAAGTAAGCCTTTGGATATAACTTCTCCATCACTTTACCTATTTTAGCGTGATCTGGATGACTATCGAAGGGTATCGGAGAAAGGACTACATCTTTATCATGTAAAAACTCTACTAACGCTTTTTCAACTTCCTTTTCAATAACCTTAGAGTCCTCGAAACTCAAGAATGTAATCTCATCTATACCTAAAATCTTACTAGCCCTTAATGCCTCTTGTCTCCTAATCTCAACCAACTCCATACTTCCTTTTAATTTCTCGTCTGGAGAACCGTATCTTCCGTCAGTTACTACAACGACACTTACCTTATAACCCCTTTCTTTAAAAATCTGAACAACCCCACCACAACACAAAGTCTCATCATCTGGATGGGGTGCAACGATCAAAACTTGCATGGGATTATCTCTTCGCAAAGGCTTTTATATCTTCCAATTCTGCTTCAGCAACCTTATCCCAAGAGGAATATTCCTCTGGAATTGGTACTACTTCTTCGCTCTTGAAATTTGATATTAAATCAGCCAAACCCTTCACGTCATCCTCCCTTGCCAAATGAACTCCTTTAACGTTTCCATATATTTCCTTCAGGGCTAAAGTATCATAGGCAAATACTGGAGTTCCAAGTGCTAAAGACTCGAGTGTAACAAGGGAGAAACTGTCGTAATGTGATGGGTAAACTGTAAACATAGCCTTTGCTACAGTATTGTAAAGTTCCTCTTTTTCCTTAAAGCCCACATATTCAACGTTTACGTCAAGTCTCTTAATTAAGGAAAGGAAATCATCCTTATCTCTCTCATCAACGAATTGACCAATAACATAGAGCTTAACGTCTCTCCTTAATTTTTTCCATATCAATGGAATTTCAAAAAGTCCCTTTTCCGGCATGAGTCTTGTAAAGTACACAGCGTAATCTTCCTTATCCCTTTCTCTCCTAAACTTCAGTAAATCCTCATCAAAGGCGTTGCCAGGATTCGTAACCCTATAGCTTAAGAGCTTATCTAAACTTGAATTTATTAAGGGAACCTTGCTCACAGAAATTGCGAAGTTCAAGTCACCTCTCTCTATCAATTCCTTCCACTTTACTTCTTCCCTCTTTGATTCTTCCATTGCTTCCTTAAACTTTTTAACCGCTCTACCAGTTATTCCCCTAAATTTTATTTTGAAAAGTGTTGTCATATCTCGATAAAATGGTTCCAATTGTAGTTGAACCCCTATAGGTGCTGAAGTTATTCTTCTAGCGAGCCTAACGTTTTCAGAGGAATTACTATAAACGACTGCAATATCATATCTTTTCGTTTTAAGTCCATTCAAGAATTCCTCAACGCCACTACTCTTTTCTAATAGTTCAAGAATGTAATCTGGAGTGGAATTTAAGCTCTCTAGTAGGGTGATTAAATCTTTCCTACATGAGTAAAGCCTAACGTTTCGTAAAGAGGGGATTATATCCACGTTAATATTCCTTGATAATCTCTTCATGATTTCAAGGTTCCTCTTATATCCACCTGTCTTCTCGTTAAGTCCAAAGTCAACAACCGCCAAAACGTTCATTATCTAATGATTACCGATATAGCCTTTTAAATTATTATAGATTATTGTCTTTAGCATTCAGATTGATAGGAAAATCTTTTAGTTTAATCTGAAGATAAAACGATAGAATACCCTAAACTTAAGATTATAAAATCCAAAAGAAGATAATGTAATTATGTACAAGAATCCATACGGCCTCGAGATTCATTTAATTAAAGGTGATATAACGGAAATGGAAGCTGATGCAATAGTCAATGCAGCTAATTCTTACCTTCAACATGGTGGAGGAGTAGCTTATGCAATAGTCAAAAAGGGAGGTTACGTAATTCAGAAAGAGAGTGACGAATACGTCGAAAAATATGGTCCGGTTCCAGTTGGAGAAGTTGCTGTAACTAGTGCGGGGAAGTTAAAATCTAAGTATGTTATTCATACAGTGGGCCCAAGATATGGAATTGAGGGAAAGGATAAGCTTGAATCCGCAATTTTCAAATCATTGTTAAAGGCTGATGAACTTTCGTTAACCTCAATAGCCTTACCTGCAATCTCAACTGGAATTTACGGCTATCCATATGAGATATGCGCTAGAGTTATGGCAAATATTCTAAAGAATTACAAAGCTAAGAGTTTAAGAAAAGTTATAGTCTGCCTTTACTCTCAAGATGCATATGACATTTTTAAGAAAGTTTTTGATTCAATTTTGAAAAGCTGACTCTTAATTTCCTAAATACTAATCCCATTTCCAGTTTCATATTGCTTCTTGGGCCAAGCTATAGATGCTATTAAGCCGTTAATATAGAGAATGTAGAAAAAATAGACAAACCTATTAAATCTAGTGGCAAGAAGCCATGTGAGGGCTGGAGTAAAACCAGAATAATATCCCTTAGTAGGGGAATATCATTAGATGCTATTAAAGAAATTCTAAATCCACCAGAAGAAGTACTAAAAGCTTGGGAAAAAGCATACAATTATTTGACTAAAATTCTAAGAGAAAAGGAACAGAAATAATATAATAAAATCGAAATATAATACTTTTAAGCTAATGCATTTTTTAACACGGGATCTGCTAAATCATATTCACTACTTTCCTTCTTTACAACATAACCCATCTTCTCAAGCTTATCCAAATACCTCTTCAACTCAGCGTCGTAAACTACCCTTTTCTTCTTATCCTCTAAATACCTCTTTAGCTCACTCCACCTACTATGACCCTTAGCAATTGCTTCTATAACAATAACGTAATCCTTCGAGAAGTGACTCAATTCCTCCATTGCAAGTTTACTCGCTATTTCCAATATCTCATCAACTATCTCCCTCTTTACTTCTCCAATCTTTACACACCTATAACCAAATTCCGTTAACCAACCAACAATACCGTCAAGTTTACTTACAGCATATTCCAAAACGCTTTCATTAGGTGAAATGTTAGCTTGTCTAAATCCCTCCCTCAAGAACTCCAACGATTTCTCGTTACTAAACCTCTTTAACCTAATCTCCTCAACATGCCTACCGTAAAGTGGCGATGAGGTGTCATCTATTTTCAAGAAGTCATATAATAATCCAATCTCACTTCCCGTGAGAATAAACGTAACGTTTTTACAGTAGTCATAACAATGGGCTAAAATTGAGAGGAATACGTTAGCTAACTTTCCCCTTAAATTCTGAGCCTCATCAAAGGCTATAATTACTTTTCCGCTTTCGTCAACTTTATCCATTATTTCTAAAAGGGATGGTCTATTCTTAGGATCCCATGACAACGATATATTTATACCAAAGAGGGAAATTCCCTTTACGTATTTTAAGACCTCAGCTACCCTTCTCTCCTTATTTAGCTGAGATAGTACATTTGAAAATATTGTGTAAAGTGATCTATAGGACGTTAAAGGATATCTAACATCGACTAATGCATAAGGTAACTTGCTCTCATTTAGAAACACTTTGAGAAGTGACGTTTTTCCAATTCTTCTTATTCCAGTGAGTAGGATTATTGACTCATCTTTGGACGATAATAGCTTTTTGAGTTCTTCTTCCCTATCGAATAAGTCCTCCTTAGTTTCTTTAGGTTTAAAGTCGAAGTAGATTACTAACACCCTATTAGTATACTAGCAGGGTGTTATTAAAATGTTTTCTAAATCTGGTAATGTTGAAACCTTTATCTCTCTATCTTAGATCAAGAAAATAAACGCTCCCTAGATAGAACTCTACTATGTTACTTCTATTATTTATTAAATTTATTTTGAAAATAGTTCTCTAAGACTCTTAATGAGATTATCAGCGGTAAGTTTAGGTATTAGAGTGTACTATGAGAATCATTTTAAAATGTGTAATATAAGTCTTTAAAATAAGATAATGTCTTATAAAATTAAGAAAATTCATTTTATATAATTATTTTTCACTATGATATATAGGTATTTGAAACATTTGAGCTAAATATATATAGTAACTAGAGTGTTAAGTATCATAATCTTATTTAATAGAAATATAAGTATTAACACTACTGCAATATATTAGTTATTACTATGATCGCTTGAACGAGTATGGTAATACGATTATTATTGTTATAAATAAATACCTGTCGATAGATTAGTGGAATAAGGCAATATGTTTATGAGATCTTAGTAGATTCATTAACTTCCGTGACTAAACTTTTGTAATCATTAATCTTAAAAACTTGACGTACTTGACCTTGTCATAATTTAAAGATGAAAATTATTCATCTAATTAAAAAAGTTTGATTAACTTAGATTATGTTATTCTTAGCTTCTTCTTCCCAGCAATACCCCTACAACTATGGCAGCAATTACTAATATTATTCCAACTCCTAATGAACCATAAACTACGGGACTAGTGCTTATAGTTATTACACTTACACTAGGTGGTGCGGGTGGTGCAGATACCGATGAGACTGGTGTTACAGTTGTTACAATCGACGTGGTCGTTGTTGTAGTTGAAGTTGTTGTGGTCGTTGTTGTAGTGGTAGATACAGTGGTAGTTGGTAGAACGTTGAATGTGTAGTAAGCTGTGTAGAAGTGAGGTACGTCAACATACTTGATTCCTCCACCCACACTGTTAGCACTGTAATTTAACATTAATGGTTCAATATATGTTGCATTAATGAATAGAACATAGGTTTGGCCTGGAGTCAGACTAACCGTATTTATGGTTACCTTATAGGTATTTCCACTTACATGAGAAATGGGTATACTCATAATTGGTCTTGGACTTTGCCCATAAATCCATATTTCAGCTACGCCAGTAGCGTTAGGTATCGATACTATTGGATTTGGAACTGTTGGCTTACCGTTAATATAGGTCGGTTCTGCAAGGACTTGAGTTATATTAAAGGTATAGGTATATGTAGTGCCAGCTGTTATATTTGCTATGAAGTTGGCTAGAGGATCCACTCTGAAGTATCCGTTGTATCTATAGAAGGTTGCTCCAGTACTCTTATTCCAATTGTACATATAATATGGCCCAGAACCTATTACTTGACCGTTGGATGATACTGAGTAAGTTCCTAAGCCTAACCATTGTGGAGGTATGTTTTCAAATATTGATGGTGGTACTATGTAGATGCCCGATAACTCATAAATTGACCATAAACTACTTGTATTGAAGTATATCTGTATTTCGTAGGGGTTGTCTGGAGGTCAAAGACAAAGAGTTGTTGTAGCTAGAGCATTATTATTAAAGCCTAAGTTTATCGTAGCAGATGAGCCAATTTCAATGCTTGATGCATCAACTAGAGGCCAAATTTTGGAGTTTATATTGAACGATAAGAATCAAAGGGTACAGCTTACTTATTTATAACCCATGATATCTCAATAGCCAGTTACGTTTCAGATAGAATCGGAGTAATGTATTTAGGAAAATTAGTTGAGATTGGATCCCCTGAAGAAGTGATAAGTGAACCACTACATCCCTATACGCAAGCACTATTACAAGCTGTTCCTGTCCCAGATCCAGATGTTGGTGTAAGGGAGCCTAATATCAAGGGTGAAATTCAAAGTCCTCTTGAATTACCAAAGGGATGCGTATTCTATAATAGATGCCCGTTCGCAAAAGATATTTGCAAGGAAAAACCCCCAGAGATAAAGAGGATAAAGGGAGATCATTATGTCGCATGCCATCTGTACTAACCTTACTTTTTCATTACTTTTCTCTCTTCTGTTTTTCTCCTTAACTTTTTCAGGTACTCAATTATTGGGATATCATGGAATTTTTAGCTCTCTATCAATAAATTTGAATGTGGAAGTTTCGGTTAAGAATTTATCTTATGGCGGGTATAACATTACTATTAAGGAGAGTGGAAGTTCCTATAATAATACCTTAGGAATTAAGGTTAATTACAATGGAGGATATTACTATATCGTAAATGCAACAAATAAGGAAATATCAATTACATATTATTTATCTAACTCATCAAACATAGGACTACTTGCCCCGTTCTACATACCGCATTTAAATAATGGAACTTTCACCTTTAATGAAAAAATAGTAAATTCAAGTAGCAAGGAAATTGAAAGTCAGTTATTAACCAATGTTAGCGTTAAGGAGAATCATAGCGTATTAATACTCAACTTTTCAGATTTGAACCTTACAGCTATCCCCACATACTATGTCAGCCAAAGGATAATTTACGTGAATAATTTCGTTAGCCAAATGCAGAGCAATTACACTAACTCGGGACAAATTTACCTTTATACTGACATATCTTTAGTCAAAAAT is a genomic window containing:
- a CDS encoding PIG-L deacetylase family protein yields the protein MQVLIVAPHPDDETLCCGGVVQIFKERGYKVSVVVVTDGRYGSPDEKLKGSMELVEIRRQEALRASKILGIDEITFLSFEDSKVIEKEVEKALVEFLHDKDVVLSPIPFDSHPDHAKIGKVMEKLYPKAYFYLIWGSMQANWREVRFDIRKYREVKIRAINEYKTQIGGLHLDRFTGDYEVFWMKV
- a CDS encoding ATP-binding cassette domain-containing protein, translating into MSGGQRQRVVVARALLLKPKFIVADEPISMLDASTRGQILEFILNDKNQRVQLTYL
- a CDS encoding ADP-ribose-binding protein — translated: MYKNPYGLEIHLIKGDITEMEADAIVNAANSYLQHGGGVAYAIVKKGGYVIQKESDEYVEKYGPVPVGEVAVTSAGKLKSKYVIHTVGPRYGIEGKDKLESAIFKSLLKADELSLTSIALPAISTGIYGYPYEICARVMANILKNYKAKSLRKVIVCLYSQDAYDIFKKVFDSILKS
- a CDS encoding oligopeptide/dipeptide ABC transporter ATP-binding protein, with translation MYLGKLVEIGSPEEVISEPLHPYTQALLQAVPVPDPDVGVREPNIKGEIQSPLELPKGCVFYNRCPFAKDICKEKPPEIKRIKGDHYVACHLY
- a CDS encoding AAA family ATPase, giving the protein MLVIYFDFKPKETKEDLFDREEELKKLLSSKDESIILLTGIRRIGKTSLLKVFLNESKLPYALVDVRYPLTSYRSLYTIFSNVLSQLNKERRVAEVLKYVKGISLFGINISLSWDPKNRPSLLEIMDKVDESGKVIIAFDEAQNLRGKLANVFLSILAHCYDYCKNVTFILTGSEIGLLYDFLKIDDTSSPLYGRHVEEIRLKRFSNEKSLEFLREGFRQANISPNESVLEYAVSKLDGIVGWLTEFGYRCVKIGEVKREIVDEILEIASKLAMEELSHFSKDYVIVIEAIAKGHSRWSELKRYLEDKKKRVVYDAELKRYLDKLEKMGYVVKKESSEYDLADPVLKNALA
- a CDS encoding glycosyltransferase family 4 protein, giving the protein MNVLAVVDFGLNEKTGGYKRNLEIMKRLSRNINVDIIPSLRNVRLYSCRKDLITLLESLNSTPDYILELLEKSSGVEEFLNGLKTKRYDIAVVYSNSSENVRLARRITSAPIGVQLQLEPFYRDMTTLFKIKFRGITGRAVKKFKEAMEESKREEVKWKELIERGDLNFAISVSKVPLINSSLDKLLSYRVTNPGNAFDEDLLKFRRERDKEDYAVYFTRLMPEKGLFEIPLIWKKLRRDVKLYVIGQFVDERDKDDFLSLIKRLDVNVEYVGFKEKEELYNTVAKAMFTVYPSHYDSFSLVTLESLALGTPVFAYDTLALKEIYGNVKGVHLAREDDVKGLADLISNFKSEEVVPIPEEYSSWDKVAEAELEDIKAFAKR